The following are from one region of the Melospiza melodia melodia isolate bMelMel2 chromosome 16, bMelMel2.pri, whole genome shotgun sequence genome:
- the VBP1 gene encoding prefoldin subunit 3 isoform X3 — MMSGQSITDRITAAQHSVTGSAVAKAVCKATTHEVMGPKKKHLDYLIQCTNEMNVNIPQLADTLFERTANSSWVVVFKALITTHHLMMYGNERFIQYLASRNTLFNLNNYLDKSAMQGYDMSTFIRRYSRYLNEKALSYRLVAVDFTKMKRGIDGVMRTMNPEKLLKTLPIIQNQLDALLDFDANPNELTNGVINAAFMLLFKDSIRLFAAYNEGIINLLERYFDMKKNQCKEGLDIYKKFLARMTKLSEFLKVAEQVGIDQGDIPDLTQAPSSLLEALEQHLASVEGKKTKEVSAASRASALSSAVSTLANTGMSFSRMDEKEKQQALEEEQVRLQALKEQRLREISVVSNSTSTSASPSTLSGKSVNTTVAVDLFAAPAPTTNSMPNLSSDLFDLQPAFVPTVQSTPAISTSASNAWGDDFSGHKPTYASVYHPVTVDGFPLHSASPSTASSTINVDFDAVFGGKSTAPEYRTASGFNVLDDVLQPTVPPQSQKGTVASQQSGKILANDLDSSLANLVGNLGFGGTPSKKSDMQWSQPTEKKLTGGTNWQAKTSTSTTWTPTPLPTIPHMVPAPITYPLTTPQVPVYGMVPPQVGAAPLMAPQTMMYTQPGLRPTNPFAPVSETQIQFM; from the exons ATGATGTCGGGACAGTCGATCACCGACCGCATCACGGCGGCGCAGCACAGCGTGACCGGCTCGGCCGTCGCCAAGGCTGTGTGCAAGGCGACGACCCACGAGGTGATGGGCCCCAAGAAGAAGCACCTGGACT aTCTAATACAGTGCACAAATGAAATGAATGTGAATATTCCACAGTTGGCAGATACACTCTTTGAGAGAACTGCAAACAGTAGCTGGGTTGTAGTGTTCAAAGCTCTAATTACAACACACCACCTCATGATGTATGGAAATGAG CGCTTTATCCAGTATCTTGCATCCCGGAACACTTTGTTCAACCTAAATAACTACCTGGACAAAAGTGCCATGCAGG GCTATGATATGTCTACCTTCATTAGGCGATACAGCAGATACTTGAATGAAAAAGCACTTTCATATAGACTTGTAGCAGTTGACTTCACCAAAATGAAAAGAGG GATAGATGGAGTGATGAGAACTATGAATCCTGAAAAGCTTCTGAAAACCCTTCCAATCATACAGAACCAGCTTGATGCACTCCTTGATTTTGAT GCAAATCCAAATGAACTAACAAATGGTGTTATAAATGCTGCCTTTATGCTCCTCTTTAAAGATTCCATTAGACTTTTTGCAGCATACAATGAGGGGATTATTAATCTTTTAG AAAGATATTTTGATATGAAGAAGAACCAGTGCAAAGAAGGCTTGGATATTTACAAAAAATTTCTAGCCAGAATGACCAAATTGTCAGAGTTCCTCAAAGTAGCAGAG CAAGTTGGAATTGATCAGGGTGACATTCCAGATCTTACTCAG GCACCCAGCAGCTTgcttgaggcactggaacagcatTTGGCTTCTGtggagggaaagaaaacaaaggaagtCTCTGCTGCCAGCAG AGCCAGTGCCCTATCCAGTGCTGTTTCCACACTTGCCAATACAGGAATGTCCTTCAGCAGGATGGAtgagaaagaaaagcagcaggCATTGGAGGAGGAGCAAGTTAGACTGCAGGCACTTAAG GAGCAGCGATTAAGAGAAATCTCTGTAGTATCAAATTCCACTTCCACATCAGCATCCCCAAGCACTTTATCAGGAAAAAGTGTGAATACCACTGTAGCTGTTGATCTCTTTGCTGCACCAGCACCCACAACAAATAG CATGCCCAACCTTTCTAGTGATCTTTTTGATCTTCAGCCTGCATTTGTTCCAACTGTGCAAAGTACTCCAGCTATATCAACATCAGCAAGCAATGCTTGGGGAG ATGATTTTAGTGGTCATAAACCAACATATGCTTCTGTGTATCATCCTGTGACTGTTGATG gttttcctCTTCATTCAGCTTCTCCAAGTACTGCCTCTTCAACAATTAATGTGGACTTTGATGCTGTTTTTGGAGGAAAATCTACGGCACCAGAGTACAGGACTGCAAGTG gtTTTAACGTTCTAGATGATGTATTGCAACCCACAGTACCACCACAAAGTCAAAAAGGCACTGTAGCCAGTCAGCAAAGTGGAAAAATTCTAGCAAATGACCTTGATTCTTCACTTGCAAATCTAGTAGGAA ATCTTGGCTTTGGAGGAACTCCATCCAAAAA ATCAGATATGCAGTGGTCTCAGCCTACAGAGAAAAAACTTACTGGTGGAACAAACTGGCAAGCAAAAACAAGCACATCAACCACGTGGACCCCAACTCCCTTACCCACTATTCCACACATG GTACCTGCTCCTATCACATACCCATTGACCACACCTCAAGTGCCTGTATATGGAATG GTACCTCCTCAGGTTGGAGCTGCTCCTTTGATGGCACCCCAGACAATGATGTACACACAGCCTGGTCTAAGGCCAACAAATCCTTTTGCACCCGTTTCTGAAACTCAG ATACAGTTTATGTAG
- the VBP1 gene encoding prefoldin subunit 3 isoform X2 encodes MMSGQSITDRITAAQHSVTGSAVAKAVCKATTHEVMGPKKKHLDYLIQCTNEMNVNIPQLADTLFERTANSSWVVVFKALITTHHLMMYGNERFIQYLASRNTLFNLNNYLDKSAMQGYDMSTFIRRYSRYLNEKALSYRLVAVDFTKMKRGIDGVMRTMNPEKLLKTLPIIQNQLDALLDFDANPNELTNGVINAAFMLLFKDSIRLFAAYNEGIINLLERYFDMKKNQCKEGLDIYKKFLARMTKLSEFLKVAEQVGIDQGDIPDLTQAPSSLLEALEQHLASVEGKKTKEVSAASRASALSSAVSTLANTGMSFSRMDEKEKQQALEEEQVRLQALKEQRLREISVVSNSTSTSASPSTLSGKSVNTTVAVDLFAAPAPTTNSMPNLSSDLFDLQPAFVPTVQSTPAISTSASNAWGGPFSSSNGCVGSPPHLDIFDMKPVEEAVKSATPFINSSFSSKQTVELFSDDFSGHKPTYASVYHPVTVDGFPLHSASPSTASSTINVDFDAVFGGKSTAPEYRTASDDVLQPTVPPQSQKGTVASQQSGKILANDLDSSLANLVGNLGFGGTPSKKSDMQWSQPTEKKLTGGTNWQAKTSTSTTWTPTPLPTIPHMVPAPITYPLTTPQVPVYGMVPPQVGAAPLMAPQTMMYTQPGLRPTNPFAPVSETQIQFM; translated from the exons ATGATGTCGGGACAGTCGATCACCGACCGCATCACGGCGGCGCAGCACAGCGTGACCGGCTCGGCCGTCGCCAAGGCTGTGTGCAAGGCGACGACCCACGAGGTGATGGGCCCCAAGAAGAAGCACCTGGACT aTCTAATACAGTGCACAAATGAAATGAATGTGAATATTCCACAGTTGGCAGATACACTCTTTGAGAGAACTGCAAACAGTAGCTGGGTTGTAGTGTTCAAAGCTCTAATTACAACACACCACCTCATGATGTATGGAAATGAG CGCTTTATCCAGTATCTTGCATCCCGGAACACTTTGTTCAACCTAAATAACTACCTGGACAAAAGTGCCATGCAGG GCTATGATATGTCTACCTTCATTAGGCGATACAGCAGATACTTGAATGAAAAAGCACTTTCATATAGACTTGTAGCAGTTGACTTCACCAAAATGAAAAGAGG GATAGATGGAGTGATGAGAACTATGAATCCTGAAAAGCTTCTGAAAACCCTTCCAATCATACAGAACCAGCTTGATGCACTCCTTGATTTTGAT GCAAATCCAAATGAACTAACAAATGGTGTTATAAATGCTGCCTTTATGCTCCTCTTTAAAGATTCCATTAGACTTTTTGCAGCATACAATGAGGGGATTATTAATCTTTTAG AAAGATATTTTGATATGAAGAAGAACCAGTGCAAAGAAGGCTTGGATATTTACAAAAAATTTCTAGCCAGAATGACCAAATTGTCAGAGTTCCTCAAAGTAGCAGAG CAAGTTGGAATTGATCAGGGTGACATTCCAGATCTTACTCAG GCACCCAGCAGCTTgcttgaggcactggaacagcatTTGGCTTCTGtggagggaaagaaaacaaaggaagtCTCTGCTGCCAGCAG AGCCAGTGCCCTATCCAGTGCTGTTTCCACACTTGCCAATACAGGAATGTCCTTCAGCAGGATGGAtgagaaagaaaagcagcaggCATTGGAGGAGGAGCAAGTTAGACTGCAGGCACTTAAG GAGCAGCGATTAAGAGAAATCTCTGTAGTATCAAATTCCACTTCCACATCAGCATCCCCAAGCACTTTATCAGGAAAAAGTGTGAATACCACTGTAGCTGTTGATCTCTTTGCTGCACCAGCACCCACAACAAATAG CATGCCCAACCTTTCTAGTGATCTTTTTGATCTTCAGCCTGCATTTGTTCCAACTGTGCAAAGTACTCCAGCTATATCAACATCAGCAAGCAATGCTTGGGGAG GTCCTTTCTCGTCTTCAAATGGTTGTGTTGGTTCTCCACCTCATCTGGACATCTTTGACATGAAGCCAGTTGAAGAAGCTGTAAAATCTGCCACCCCTTTCATCAATTCTTCTTTTTCCTCCAAACAAACAGTGGAACTATTTAGTg ATGATTTTAGTGGTCATAAACCAACATATGCTTCTGTGTATCATCCTGTGACTGTTGATG gttttcctCTTCATTCAGCTTCTCCAAGTACTGCCTCTTCAACAATTAATGTGGACTTTGATGCTGTTTTTGGAGGAAAATCTACGGCACCAGAGTACAGGACTGCAAGTG ATGATGTATTGCAACCCACAGTACCACCACAAAGTCAAAAAGGCACTGTAGCCAGTCAGCAAAGTGGAAAAATTCTAGCAAATGACCTTGATTCTTCACTTGCAAATCTAGTAGGAA ATCTTGGCTTTGGAGGAACTCCATCCAAAAA ATCAGATATGCAGTGGTCTCAGCCTACAGAGAAAAAACTTACTGGTGGAACAAACTGGCAAGCAAAAACAAGCACATCAACCACGTGGACCCCAACTCCCTTACCCACTATTCCACACATG GTACCTGCTCCTATCACATACCCATTGACCACACCTCAAGTGCCTGTATATGGAATG GTACCTCCTCAGGTTGGAGCTGCTCCTTTGATGGCACCCCAGACAATGATGTACACACAGCCTGGTCTAAGGCCAACAAATCCTTTTGCACCCGTTTCTGAAACTCAG ATACAGTTTATGTAG
- the VBP1 gene encoding prefoldin subunit 3 isoform X1 — protein sequence MMSGQSITDRITAAQHSVTGSAVAKAVCKATTHEVMGPKKKHLDYLIQCTNEMNVNIPQLADTLFERTANSSWVVVFKALITTHHLMMYGNERFIQYLASRNTLFNLNNYLDKSAMQGYDMSTFIRRYSRYLNEKALSYRLVAVDFTKMKRGIDGVMRTMNPEKLLKTLPIIQNQLDALLDFDANPNELTNGVINAAFMLLFKDSIRLFAAYNEGIINLLERYFDMKKNQCKEGLDIYKKFLARMTKLSEFLKVAEQVGIDQGDIPDLTQAPSSLLEALEQHLASVEGKKTKEVSAASRASALSSAVSTLANTGMSFSRMDEKEKQQALEEEQVRLQALKEQRLREISVVSNSTSTSASPSTLSGKSVNTTVAVDLFAAPAPTTNSMPNLSSDLFDLQPAFVPTVQSTPAISTSASNAWGGPFSSSNGCVGSPPHLDIFDMKPVEEAVKSATPFINSSFSSKQTVELFSDDFSGHKPTYASVYHPVTVDGFPLHSASPSTASSTINVDFDAVFGGKSTAPEYRTASGFNVLDDVLQPTVPPQSQKGTVASQQSGKILANDLDSSLANLVGNLGFGGTPSKKSDMQWSQPTEKKLTGGTNWQAKTSTSTTWTPTPLPTIPHMVPAPITYPLTTPQVPVYGMVPPQVGAAPLMAPQTMMYTQPGLRPTNPFAPVSETQIQFM from the exons ATGATGTCGGGACAGTCGATCACCGACCGCATCACGGCGGCGCAGCACAGCGTGACCGGCTCGGCCGTCGCCAAGGCTGTGTGCAAGGCGACGACCCACGAGGTGATGGGCCCCAAGAAGAAGCACCTGGACT aTCTAATACAGTGCACAAATGAAATGAATGTGAATATTCCACAGTTGGCAGATACACTCTTTGAGAGAACTGCAAACAGTAGCTGGGTTGTAGTGTTCAAAGCTCTAATTACAACACACCACCTCATGATGTATGGAAATGAG CGCTTTATCCAGTATCTTGCATCCCGGAACACTTTGTTCAACCTAAATAACTACCTGGACAAAAGTGCCATGCAGG GCTATGATATGTCTACCTTCATTAGGCGATACAGCAGATACTTGAATGAAAAAGCACTTTCATATAGACTTGTAGCAGTTGACTTCACCAAAATGAAAAGAGG GATAGATGGAGTGATGAGAACTATGAATCCTGAAAAGCTTCTGAAAACCCTTCCAATCATACAGAACCAGCTTGATGCACTCCTTGATTTTGAT GCAAATCCAAATGAACTAACAAATGGTGTTATAAATGCTGCCTTTATGCTCCTCTTTAAAGATTCCATTAGACTTTTTGCAGCATACAATGAGGGGATTATTAATCTTTTAG AAAGATATTTTGATATGAAGAAGAACCAGTGCAAAGAAGGCTTGGATATTTACAAAAAATTTCTAGCCAGAATGACCAAATTGTCAGAGTTCCTCAAAGTAGCAGAG CAAGTTGGAATTGATCAGGGTGACATTCCAGATCTTACTCAG GCACCCAGCAGCTTgcttgaggcactggaacagcatTTGGCTTCTGtggagggaaagaaaacaaaggaagtCTCTGCTGCCAGCAG AGCCAGTGCCCTATCCAGTGCTGTTTCCACACTTGCCAATACAGGAATGTCCTTCAGCAGGATGGAtgagaaagaaaagcagcaggCATTGGAGGAGGAGCAAGTTAGACTGCAGGCACTTAAG GAGCAGCGATTAAGAGAAATCTCTGTAGTATCAAATTCCACTTCCACATCAGCATCCCCAAGCACTTTATCAGGAAAAAGTGTGAATACCACTGTAGCTGTTGATCTCTTTGCTGCACCAGCACCCACAACAAATAG CATGCCCAACCTTTCTAGTGATCTTTTTGATCTTCAGCCTGCATTTGTTCCAACTGTGCAAAGTACTCCAGCTATATCAACATCAGCAAGCAATGCTTGGGGAG GTCCTTTCTCGTCTTCAAATGGTTGTGTTGGTTCTCCACCTCATCTGGACATCTTTGACATGAAGCCAGTTGAAGAAGCTGTAAAATCTGCCACCCCTTTCATCAATTCTTCTTTTTCCTCCAAACAAACAGTGGAACTATTTAGTg ATGATTTTAGTGGTCATAAACCAACATATGCTTCTGTGTATCATCCTGTGACTGTTGATG gttttcctCTTCATTCAGCTTCTCCAAGTACTGCCTCTTCAACAATTAATGTGGACTTTGATGCTGTTTTTGGAGGAAAATCTACGGCACCAGAGTACAGGACTGCAAGTG gtTTTAACGTTCTAGATGATGTATTGCAACCCACAGTACCACCACAAAGTCAAAAAGGCACTGTAGCCAGTCAGCAAAGTGGAAAAATTCTAGCAAATGACCTTGATTCTTCACTTGCAAATCTAGTAGGAA ATCTTGGCTTTGGAGGAACTCCATCCAAAAA ATCAGATATGCAGTGGTCTCAGCCTACAGAGAAAAAACTTACTGGTGGAACAAACTGGCAAGCAAAAACAAGCACATCAACCACGTGGACCCCAACTCCCTTACCCACTATTCCACACATG GTACCTGCTCCTATCACATACCCATTGACCACACCTCAAGTGCCTGTATATGGAATG GTACCTCCTCAGGTTGGAGCTGCTCCTTTGATGGCACCCCAGACAATGATGTACACACAGCCTGGTCTAAGGCCAACAAATCCTTTTGCACCCGTTTCTGAAACTCAG ATACAGTTTATGTAG
- the VBP1 gene encoding prefoldin subunit 3 isoform X5, with protein sequence MMSGQSITDRITAAQHSVTGSAVAKAVCKATTHEVMGPKKKHLDYLIQCTNEMNVNIPQLADTLFERTANSSWVVVFKALITTHHLMMYGNERFIQYLASRNTLFNLNNYLDKSAMQGYDMSTFIRRYSRYLNEKALSYRLVAVDFTKMKRGIDGVMRTMNPEKLLKTLPIIQNQLDALLDFDANPNELTNGVINAAFMLLFKDSIRLFAAYNEGIINLLERYFDMKKNQCKEGLDIYKKFLARMTKLSEFLKVAEQVGIDQGDIPDLTQAPSSLLEALEQHLASVEGKKTKEVSAASRASALSSAVSTLANTGMSFSRMDEKEKQQALEEEQVRLQALKEQRLREISVVSNSTSTSASPSTLSGKSVNTTVAVDLFAAPAPTTNSMPNLSSDLFDLQPAFVPTVQSTPAISTSASNAWGGFPLHSASPSTASSTINVDFDAVFGGKSTAPEYRTASDDVLQPTVPPQSQKGTVASQQSGKILANDLDSSLANLVGNLGFGGTPSKKSDMQWSQPTEKKLTGGTNWQAKTSTSTTWTPTPLPTIPHMVPAPITYPLTTPQVPVYGMVPPQVGAAPLMAPQTMMYTQPGLRPTNPFAPVSETQIQFM encoded by the exons ATGATGTCGGGACAGTCGATCACCGACCGCATCACGGCGGCGCAGCACAGCGTGACCGGCTCGGCCGTCGCCAAGGCTGTGTGCAAGGCGACGACCCACGAGGTGATGGGCCCCAAGAAGAAGCACCTGGACT aTCTAATACAGTGCACAAATGAAATGAATGTGAATATTCCACAGTTGGCAGATACACTCTTTGAGAGAACTGCAAACAGTAGCTGGGTTGTAGTGTTCAAAGCTCTAATTACAACACACCACCTCATGATGTATGGAAATGAG CGCTTTATCCAGTATCTTGCATCCCGGAACACTTTGTTCAACCTAAATAACTACCTGGACAAAAGTGCCATGCAGG GCTATGATATGTCTACCTTCATTAGGCGATACAGCAGATACTTGAATGAAAAAGCACTTTCATATAGACTTGTAGCAGTTGACTTCACCAAAATGAAAAGAGG GATAGATGGAGTGATGAGAACTATGAATCCTGAAAAGCTTCTGAAAACCCTTCCAATCATACAGAACCAGCTTGATGCACTCCTTGATTTTGAT GCAAATCCAAATGAACTAACAAATGGTGTTATAAATGCTGCCTTTATGCTCCTCTTTAAAGATTCCATTAGACTTTTTGCAGCATACAATGAGGGGATTATTAATCTTTTAG AAAGATATTTTGATATGAAGAAGAACCAGTGCAAAGAAGGCTTGGATATTTACAAAAAATTTCTAGCCAGAATGACCAAATTGTCAGAGTTCCTCAAAGTAGCAGAG CAAGTTGGAATTGATCAGGGTGACATTCCAGATCTTACTCAG GCACCCAGCAGCTTgcttgaggcactggaacagcatTTGGCTTCTGtggagggaaagaaaacaaaggaagtCTCTGCTGCCAGCAG AGCCAGTGCCCTATCCAGTGCTGTTTCCACACTTGCCAATACAGGAATGTCCTTCAGCAGGATGGAtgagaaagaaaagcagcaggCATTGGAGGAGGAGCAAGTTAGACTGCAGGCACTTAAG GAGCAGCGATTAAGAGAAATCTCTGTAGTATCAAATTCCACTTCCACATCAGCATCCCCAAGCACTTTATCAGGAAAAAGTGTGAATACCACTGTAGCTGTTGATCTCTTTGCTGCACCAGCACCCACAACAAATAG CATGCCCAACCTTTCTAGTGATCTTTTTGATCTTCAGCCTGCATTTGTTCCAACTGTGCAAAGTACTCCAGCTATATCAACATCAGCAAGCAATGCTTGGGGAG gttttcctCTTCATTCAGCTTCTCCAAGTACTGCCTCTTCAACAATTAATGTGGACTTTGATGCTGTTTTTGGAGGAAAATCTACGGCACCAGAGTACAGGACTGCAAGTG ATGATGTATTGCAACCCACAGTACCACCACAAAGTCAAAAAGGCACTGTAGCCAGTCAGCAAAGTGGAAAAATTCTAGCAAATGACCTTGATTCTTCACTTGCAAATCTAGTAGGAA ATCTTGGCTTTGGAGGAACTCCATCCAAAAA ATCAGATATGCAGTGGTCTCAGCCTACAGAGAAAAAACTTACTGGTGGAACAAACTGGCAAGCAAAAACAAGCACATCAACCACGTGGACCCCAACTCCCTTACCCACTATTCCACACATG GTACCTGCTCCTATCACATACCCATTGACCACACCTCAAGTGCCTGTATATGGAATG GTACCTCCTCAGGTTGGAGCTGCTCCTTTGATGGCACCCCAGACAATGATGTACACACAGCCTGGTCTAAGGCCAACAAATCCTTTTGCACCCGTTTCTGAAACTCAG ATACAGTTTATGTAG
- the VBP1 gene encoding prefoldin subunit 3 isoform X4, whose protein sequence is MMSGQSITDRITAAQHSVTGSAVAKAVCKATTHEVMGPKKKHLDYLIQCTNEMNVNIPQLADTLFERTANSSWVVVFKALITTHHLMMYGNERFIQYLASRNTLFNLNNYLDKSAMQGYDMSTFIRRYSRYLNEKALSYRLVAVDFTKMKRGIDGVMRTMNPEKLLKTLPIIQNQLDALLDFDANPNELTNGVINAAFMLLFKDSIRLFAAYNEGIINLLERYFDMKKNQCKEGLDIYKKFLARMTKLSEFLKVAEQVGIDQGDIPDLTQAPSSLLEALEQHLASVEGKKTKEVSAASRASALSSAVSTLANTGMSFSRMDEKEKQQALEEEQVRLQALKEQRLREISVVSNSTSTSASPSTLSGKSVNTTVAVDLFAAPAPTTNSMPNLSSDLFDLQPAFVPTVQSTPAISTSASNAWGGFPLHSASPSTASSTINVDFDAVFGGKSTAPEYRTASGFNVLDDVLQPTVPPQSQKGTVASQQSGKILANDLDSSLANLVGNLGFGGTPSKKSDMQWSQPTEKKLTGGTNWQAKTSTSTTWTPTPLPTIPHMVPAPITYPLTTPQVPVYGMVPPQVGAAPLMAPQTMMYTQPGLRPTNPFAPVSETQIQFM, encoded by the exons ATGATGTCGGGACAGTCGATCACCGACCGCATCACGGCGGCGCAGCACAGCGTGACCGGCTCGGCCGTCGCCAAGGCTGTGTGCAAGGCGACGACCCACGAGGTGATGGGCCCCAAGAAGAAGCACCTGGACT aTCTAATACAGTGCACAAATGAAATGAATGTGAATATTCCACAGTTGGCAGATACACTCTTTGAGAGAACTGCAAACAGTAGCTGGGTTGTAGTGTTCAAAGCTCTAATTACAACACACCACCTCATGATGTATGGAAATGAG CGCTTTATCCAGTATCTTGCATCCCGGAACACTTTGTTCAACCTAAATAACTACCTGGACAAAAGTGCCATGCAGG GCTATGATATGTCTACCTTCATTAGGCGATACAGCAGATACTTGAATGAAAAAGCACTTTCATATAGACTTGTAGCAGTTGACTTCACCAAAATGAAAAGAGG GATAGATGGAGTGATGAGAACTATGAATCCTGAAAAGCTTCTGAAAACCCTTCCAATCATACAGAACCAGCTTGATGCACTCCTTGATTTTGAT GCAAATCCAAATGAACTAACAAATGGTGTTATAAATGCTGCCTTTATGCTCCTCTTTAAAGATTCCATTAGACTTTTTGCAGCATACAATGAGGGGATTATTAATCTTTTAG AAAGATATTTTGATATGAAGAAGAACCAGTGCAAAGAAGGCTTGGATATTTACAAAAAATTTCTAGCCAGAATGACCAAATTGTCAGAGTTCCTCAAAGTAGCAGAG CAAGTTGGAATTGATCAGGGTGACATTCCAGATCTTACTCAG GCACCCAGCAGCTTgcttgaggcactggaacagcatTTGGCTTCTGtggagggaaagaaaacaaaggaagtCTCTGCTGCCAGCAG AGCCAGTGCCCTATCCAGTGCTGTTTCCACACTTGCCAATACAGGAATGTCCTTCAGCAGGATGGAtgagaaagaaaagcagcaggCATTGGAGGAGGAGCAAGTTAGACTGCAGGCACTTAAG GAGCAGCGATTAAGAGAAATCTCTGTAGTATCAAATTCCACTTCCACATCAGCATCCCCAAGCACTTTATCAGGAAAAAGTGTGAATACCACTGTAGCTGTTGATCTCTTTGCTGCACCAGCACCCACAACAAATAG CATGCCCAACCTTTCTAGTGATCTTTTTGATCTTCAGCCTGCATTTGTTCCAACTGTGCAAAGTACTCCAGCTATATCAACATCAGCAAGCAATGCTTGGGGAG gttttcctCTTCATTCAGCTTCTCCAAGTACTGCCTCTTCAACAATTAATGTGGACTTTGATGCTGTTTTTGGAGGAAAATCTACGGCACCAGAGTACAGGACTGCAAGTG gtTTTAACGTTCTAGATGATGTATTGCAACCCACAGTACCACCACAAAGTCAAAAAGGCACTGTAGCCAGTCAGCAAAGTGGAAAAATTCTAGCAAATGACCTTGATTCTTCACTTGCAAATCTAGTAGGAA ATCTTGGCTTTGGAGGAACTCCATCCAAAAA ATCAGATATGCAGTGGTCTCAGCCTACAGAGAAAAAACTTACTGGTGGAACAAACTGGCAAGCAAAAACAAGCACATCAACCACGTGGACCCCAACTCCCTTACCCACTATTCCACACATG GTACCTGCTCCTATCACATACCCATTGACCACACCTCAAGTGCCTGTATATGGAATG GTACCTCCTCAGGTTGGAGCTGCTCCTTTGATGGCACCCCAGACAATGATGTACACACAGCCTGGTCTAAGGCCAACAAATCCTTTTGCACCCGTTTCTGAAACTCAG ATACAGTTTATGTAG